GAAGCTGGTCAAGCTGGAGCCTGGGCTGAAGGTGTGCGGGGGTGACGACCGGATCGGGGCCCTGACTCACAAGGTCACGCACCTGTCCACACTGCAGGTGGGGTCTCTCAATGTCAAGTGCCTGTCGACACCGTGCCACACTTCTGGACACATCTGCTACTTTGTGAGCAAGCCCAGCAGCTCTGAGCCTCCTGCCGTGTTCACAGGTGACACCTTGTTTGTGGCTGGCTGTGGGAAGTTCTATGAAGGGACAGCGGATGAGATGCACAAAGCCTTGCTTGAGATCCTGGGCCGGCTCCCTCCAGACACGAGAGTGTACTGTGGCCACGAGTATACCATCAACAACCTCAAGTTCGCACGGCATGTAGAGCCCAACAATGCTGCCATTCAGGAGAAGCTGGCCTGGGCCAAGGAGAAGTACAGTATTGGGGAGCCCACGGTGCAATCCACCATCGCGGAGGAGTTCACCTACAACCCGTTtatgagagtgagggagaagacCGTGCAGCAGCATGCTGGCGAGACGGACCCCGTGACCACCGTGAGGGCCATCCGCAAAGAGAAGGACCATGTCAAGGTGCCCCGGGACTGAGGCGGCTATGGGGCCTGGGCTGCCCGTGGTCGCCACCTCTCTGAAGCACATTTGGGTATTCAGATGTTTTAGATACATTTCTTGCCAGGAGTGCAGGAAATCCAGTCttggtttaattttaaattaatctcaGAGCCCTTTGCCCATGTTATCAGATGTTCTAATGCATATTTGTAAGAGAAGTTGAAAGTGTATTCCTggatgctcaaaaaaaaaaaaaaaaaagtaaaatttggaaAGGTCAGCATGATCCAAAGTAACTTAACCATACACTAGAACAAAGCCCAACACTCATATTCCCCTGGCTTTCATGTCcacataattaaagaaaatgttcaaaatatcCTATATTCAATAACAAGTTGCCAGATAtgcaaagcagcagaaaaatatgactctgagaaagagaaaaaaaaaaatcagtcaatagaaacagacccagaaatggCAGAAAGGTTGCAATTAGCAGACAAGAACCTTAAAGtagattttatgaattttataaatgtgCTTGAGGATGTAGAGAAGATACATATACATAACAGGGCGgtagaagattttaaaaagatccaaATGGTATTTCTGATTATGAAAAATGTAGTGGCTGAAATAAGAAATTccaaagaatgaaaaatcaaaaaccaCTGACTCACGGAGCCCATGGGGTTTGACCTcccactttttcccccttttccctaggccttggggcctttgcactggctgttccctctgcctggagcacaCTTCCCCAGGCAGCTGTCTGACTTGCTCCCTCATCTACTCAGGCCCATGCTCTCCTTTTCAGTAAGGCCCTCCCTGACCTCCTCACTTAAATCTGTCTTCTCCTCTCTACTCTTTAActttcttctctgctttatttttctcacagaaTTTTTCACCATCTAGTTTGctctacattttatgtattttgttttttgccagTTTTCCTCACTATACTCTAACCTTCATGAGGAAAGAGATTTTTCTCCCTGTGTTCACTGCTATCTCCCTAACATCCGCAACAGCTTCTGGCACATACTAACTGCACAAAGAATATCTATCAagtgaatattttagaaaaataactctGGCTCCCATGTGTATTGATTGTTTACTACaatatgaaagaaatagaaaatatggttTTATAAAAGGATGATAAAACATATCTTTTAGTACTGTTATCTTCTGGCATCAATATATACCTTCATATTAGTAAATGTATATTCTCAGCACTTctgccctcctttcttctcttattaATAACCCAAAggctattttttccttcccttgcccaACACAGTAACTAAAACAAAGGCTTAAAGGATCCAGTAGAAATGCAAACAGAAAGATTTGGTTGCaatccaaactcatttttctcCTGTTGTTGAAGATTAGTTCAGACTGGATTTGTggcaaggagaggagaaagtgCAGCAGTAGCTgctaaaaaagaaggaagggcaaAGGCCTCGGAAGTGGGAAGGAGGAACAGGACCTCCCATCTTTAGAAGCACCAAGGAAGTAAAAAGAGCCAACTCTAGGTGGCCCTACACTGGACACTTAGTCCTGAACAGAGAGATGGACACGTTTTTGTAAGGGTGGGACATGAAGGAAAGCTTTATCCTTCAGATAAAATGGAACCAAACAAAACCAGGTAGGAATTTCACATTAGAtgagatttaaaaatgagaaaaattacaaagcaatATTGACTGGTCAACACAGAACAGGAATGCAAATATAATTTCCTTTGTCTATAAGCTATTTAAATGGCACAAGGACTCTCCTGCCATAGACCTGGGGAAAACAAGGGATCTAACCCActataagaaagaagaaaagcagttaAATTCTCatcaagttaaaatttttaatagtttctactatcatttttttctttaatgataacAGATGAGAATTTCTTCTCATATCTCATTTAATGACCCtgaatgtgcattttttaaaaaattttccttaaaacattttttgtaaatTCTATTCATAGGACCTCTGCCTCAAGAAAAATTGatttcttgggacacctgggtggctcagtcagttaagcatctgcctttggctcatgtcatgatcccagggtcctgggatcgagtcccacatcgggctcagcagagagtctgcttctccttctccctctgctgctccccctgcttatgctctctctctctctgattaataataaaatatttagagaaaaaaagaaaaattgacttCTTGTATTCGTAGTATTGGAAGAGATCAATCTGTCAATCTGTGAAAGCATTGGCTATCACAGTTCAGCGCGCATCAGAATCCCCCAGAGGACTTGTTAAGCAGACTGAGGGTGGGCCCCCTCACCCTCAGAGGTTCTGATGCATAGGcctggagtggggcctgagaaattgcatttctaacaaattcctgggtgatgctgatgctacttGCTGGTCAGGGTAACCATGTTTTAAGATCCGCTGACTAAAGTATGGTATTTAACTTTGGAAGTGTTAATAAGCATCTCTAGCTTCCATTAGCTGCTTTGCCTTTCTTGTGCAAGTTGTATCCCAAGTCTCTGGCACAGGATgggctttcaataaatatttgttgaatgaatgagttaggTTTGTTTCTAAAGTCTTACCAAAGCAATCAGACATCATTATATCTATATGAAAATTTTTACCAgttaaaaaactgacaaaactttTATATCACCAACATACTTtgtaaatgaaagaaacatttataGGCTAAGGCTTTAGTTTTTGTAATTTAATAAATTGAGACTTTGTACACCACAAAAAAAGCAACAGGTGTTAAAATACTGTTCTTTAATTATCCAGAAGAAATGAGAAACTTGAGctgaaatacaaatgaataattCAGGTCAACGAAAGGCATCACTGTTTGCTGTACCAATCCAAGCTTTATAAtagtccaaaagaaaaaaagagagagaagagggaagaaatacTGGAGGCATCAAAGCACCCACAGCAATATAGTAAACATCAAACACAAAAGAACCTGGGCGGAGTTCACATATTTGTTAAAAGCTAATATTTTGCACAGATGCCTTATTTGTATGTATCAACTTGTG
The sequence above is a segment of the Zalophus californianus isolate mZalCal1 chromosome 2, mZalCal1.pri.v2, whole genome shotgun sequence genome. Coding sequences within it:
- the LOC113925865 gene encoding hydroxyacylglutathione hydrolase, mitochondrial-like — its product is MKVELLPALTDNYMYLIIDDETKEAAVVDPVQPQKVVETVKKHGVKLTTVLTTHHHWDHAGGNEKLVKLEPGLKVCGGDDRIGALTHKVTHLSTLQVGSLNVKCLSTPCHTSGHICYFVSKPSSSEPPAVFTGDTLFVAGCGKFYEGTADEMHKALLEILGRLPPDTRVYCGHEYTINNLKFARHVEPNNAAIQEKLAWAKEKYSIGEPTVQSTIAEEFTYNPFMRVREKTVQQHAGETDPVTTVRAIRKEKDHVKVPRD